A genomic stretch from bacterium includes:
- the gspE gene encoding type II secretion system ATPase GspE — protein MEKIENLEEKIEPEVLNLFPYTFLKKNCFLPLNGENGEIIIVTDNLLKIDIEEIKNIVKKEISVVIMPTEKIEECIEKFYYHPTSSKRVIDDLKEEEDITELKDEDISGTTNLLDLANKAPVIRIVNQIIYRAISTRASDIHIQATESEVKIRYRIDGVLHDIFVLPKKFHPAIISRIKIISNLDIAEKRIPQDGRTSIKVDSKKIDIRISIIPTFFGESAVLRLLDRNSYLFTLEQLGFSEENYKKFNRLIYCDHGIILLTGPTGSGKTTTLYGALSKINNPGINIITLEDPVEYNLEGINQIHVNPKVGLTFANGLRAILRHDPNIIMVGEIRDVETAEMAIQASLTGHLVFSTLHTNDSASAIVRLIDMGIEPYLIASSLIGVMAQRLVRVNCPHCSQSITPSLELLKEISLGEQDLKEGNFKEGKGCKKCYNEGYYGRTAIFELLAIDDTIRNFILERDSSQKIKNYSIKKGMKTLRMDGAEKVKQGITTISEVLRVTQEF, from the coding sequence ATGGAAAAAATTGAAAATTTAGAAGAAAAAATTGAGCCAGAAGTTTTAAATCTTTTCCCATATACTTTTTTAAAGAAAAATTGTTTTTTACCTTTAAATGGAGAAAATGGAGAAATTATTATTGTTACAGATAACCTTTTAAAAATTGATATAGAAGAAATAAAAAATATTGTAAAAAAGGAAATATCAGTAGTTATTATGCCTACTGAAAAAATAGAAGAATGTATTGAAAAATTTTATTATCATCCAACATCTTCAAAAAGAGTTATAGATGATTTAAAAGAAGAAGAGGACATAACAGAGTTAAAAGATGAAGATATATCCGGGACAACAAATTTACTTGACCTTGCAAATAAGGCACCTGTAATAAGAATAGTAAATCAAATAATATATAGAGCAATTTCAACAAGAGCAAGTGATATACATATTCAGGCAACAGAATCAGAAGTAAAAATAAGATACAGAATTGATGGTGTTCTTCATGATATTTTTGTTTTGCCAAAAAAATTTCATCCTGCTATTATCTCAAGAATAAAAATAATTTCAAATCTTGATATAGCAGAGAAAAGAATCCCACAGGATGGAAGAACATCAATAAAAGTTGATAGTAAAAAAATTGATATAAGAATTTCAATAATACCGACTTTTTTTGGAGAATCAGCAGTTCTTCGTCTACTTGATAGGAATAGTTATCTTTTTACTCTTGAACAATTGGGATTTTCAGAAGAAAATTATAAAAAATTTAACCGTTTAATTTATTGTGACCATGGAATTATTTTATTAACAGGCCCAACAGGCAGTGGAAAAACAACAACATTATATGGAGCACTTTCAAAAATAAATAATCCTGGAATTAACATAATTACCTTGGAAGACCCTGTAGAATACAATTTAGAAGGAATAAACCAGATACATGTGAACCCAAAGGTTGGACTTACATTTGCTAATGGGCTACGAGCAATTTTAAGACATGACCCAAATATTATAATGGTCGGAGAGATAAGAGATGTTGAAACAGCCGAAATGGCAATTCAAGCATCTTTAACAGGACACTTAGTTTTCAGTACTCTTCATACAAATGATTCTGCAAGTGCCATTGTCCGGCTTATTGATATGGGAATAGAACCATATTTAATTGCATCTTCTTTAATAGGAGTTATGGCTCAACGACTTGTTAGAGTTAATTGTCCACATTGCAGTCAATCAATTACTCCCTCTTTAGAACTCCTGAAAGAAATTTCTTTAGGAGAACAAGACTTAAAAGAGGGTAATTTTAAAGAAGGAAAGGGATGTAAAAAATGTTATAATGAAGGATATTATGGTAGAACTGCAATATTTGAACTTCTTGCAATTGATGATACCATAAGAAATTTTATACTTGAAAGAGATTCTTCACAGAAAATAAAAAATTATTCAATTAAAAAGGGAATGAAAACATTGAGAATGGATGGAGCAGAAAAAGTAAAACAGGGAATAACAACTATCTCAGAAGTTCTAAGAGTCACCCAGGAGTTCTGA
- the gspG gene encoding type II secretion system major pseudopilin GspG has product MNNIRKSGFTFIELMVVVVILGILAMSVMPRFFERIDEAKITAAKVQIQNFESGLKLFYLDNSFYPGTEQGLEALIEKPTTGKVPQQWREGGYLEKKVIPKDPWGNPYVYLSPGRNGEDYEIISYGRDGKEGGEGPDADISSSQL; this is encoded by the coding sequence ATGAATAACATTAGAAAGAGCGGATTTACATTTATTGAACTTATGGTAGTAGTAGTAATTCTCGGAATTCTTGCTATGAGTGTTATGCCAAGATTTTTTGAAAGAATTGATGAAGCAAAAATAACAGCAGCAAAAGTTCAAATTCAAAATTTTGAAAGTGGATTAAAACTTTTTTATTTAGATAATAGTTTCTATCCTGGAACTGAACAGGGTTTAGAGGCATTGATTGAAAAACCCACAACAGGAAAAGTTCCACAACAATGGAGAGAAGGTGGGTATTTAGAAAAGAAAGTTATACCAAAAGACCCATGGGGCAATCCTTATGTTTATTTAAGTCCTGGGAGAAATGGTGAGGACTATGAAATTATTTCTTATGGAAGAGACGGAAAAGAAGGAGGAGAGGGACCAGATGCAGATATTTCAAGTTCGCAACTTTAA
- a CDS encoding prepilin-type N-terminal cleavage/methylation domain-containing protein, which produces MKNNGFTLIEILISTVIIFITVSLIYLTYYNLEKETLVIEEKLEAIEIKFNFLTSLKEQLKSAIEKKDTFQFSSDSILFEATSNYSPYTFQYKFYTYQTDKGFDLIEERTNLFTQKKIIIPIAKNYYSFNFEFYDGNNYFDNWDKEKMPVGIRIKISEGENEEFYYYIKLPTKDEKKE; this is translated from the coding sequence ATGAAAAATAATGGTTTTACTCTAATTGAAATTTTAATTTCAACAGTCATAATTTTTATTACTGTTTCTTTAATTTACCTCACATACTATAATCTTGAAAAAGAAACTCTTGTTATTGAAGAAAAACTTGAAGCAATTGAAATTAAATTTAATTTTCTCACATCATTAAAAGAACAACTTAAATCAGCAATAGAAAAAAAAGATACCTTCCAGTTTTCTTCTGATTCAATATTATTTGAAGCAACAAGTAATTACTCACCATATACTTTTCAATATAAATTTTATACATACCAGACAGATAAGGGTTTTGACCTTATTGAAGAAAGAACTAATTTGTTCACGCAGAAAAAAATAATAATACCAATAGCAAAAAATTATTATTCTTTTAATTTTGAGTTTTATGATGGAAACAATTATTTTGATAATTGGGATAAAGAAAAAATGCCAGTTGGAATCAGAATAAAAATATCGGAAGGAGAAAATGAAGAATTTTACTATTATATTAAATTACCTACAAAAGATGAAAAAAAAGAATAA
- a CDS encoding type II secretion system protein GspK — protein MKKKNKEGIILIYVLGFTLAITTLLLVVHYKVEQFMDEFTNNTEFIQMENLAEVGYSIGTNLLESDQNSYDWYGESWRKDIEIDTEKYKIKVKITDEDGKININKVIGEKGEINTLLLQILKSVFTISGYSDSMVDCLLDWIDEDELPRSSGAESTFYKMSGYPYVPPNRTLYSIEEITLIKDFNKEIIYGKSKEQNEEDKETNNEEEMKKGLINFISTISDDKINVNTCEWEILNSMGYTEVNIDQIMDQRDRGPLSENYLLEINREVTLNNKRVIKYKSSNFSMNVSVENIENKKIRNFKFFVFRDEKRGMKLIRKEKIWEN, from the coding sequence ATGAAAAAAAAGAATAAAGAAGGCATAATTCTTATTTATGTTTTGGGATTTACGCTTGCAATAACTACTTTACTTTTAGTCGTTCATTATAAAGTTGAGCAATTTATGGATGAATTTACAAACAATACAGAATTTATCCAAATGGAAAATTTAGCGGAAGTAGGATATTCTATTGGGACAAATTTACTTGAAAGTGACCAAAATTCTTATGATTGGTATGGAGAAAGTTGGAGAAAAGATATAGAAATTGATACAGAAAAATATAAAATAAAGGTAAAAATTACTGATGAAGATGGAAAAATAAATATAAACAAAGTAATTGGAGAAAAAGGGGAAATCAATACATTGCTTTTACAAATTCTGAAAAGTGTTTTCACTATTTCTGGATATTCTGATTCAATGGTTGATTGCCTACTTGATTGGATAGACGAGGATGAATTACCAAGAAGTTCCGGGGCAGAATCAACATTTTATAAAATGAGTGGATATCCATATGTTCCTCCTAATAGAACTTTATATTCAATAGAAGAAATAACTCTTATAAAGGATTTTAATAAAGAAATAATATATGGCAAGTCAAAAGAACAAAATGAAGAAGATAAAGAAACAAATAATGAAGAAGAAATGAAAAAAGGACTTATAAATTTTATTTCAACCATTTCTGATGATAAAATAAATGTAAATACATGCGAATGGGAAATATTAAATAGTATGGGATATACTGAGGTAAATATAGACCAGATAATGGACCAAAGAGATAGGGGACCATTAAGTGAAAATTACCTATTAGAAATCAATAGGGAAGTGACTCTGAATAATAAAAGGGTTATTAAATATAAAAGTTCTAATTTTTCAATGAATGTTTCAGTTGAAAATATAGAAAATAAAAAAATAAGAAACTTTAAATTTTTTGTTTTTAGAGATGAAAAAAGAGGTATGAAACTTATAAGAAAAGAAAAAATATGGGAAAATTAA
- a CDS encoding secretin N-terminal domain-containing protein, which translates to MKKIFLLFIFILSSFFVCADNFVLNFNNVDIQAFIKFVGEFVQENYVIDPTVKGNVTIYSNKPVPVDQIDQIFKTVLSLYGFTVIKKGDISFIIPVSEGKARTGIINIGEVPDDKMGDYIIQIIPLEYYPAQTISQILNPYISKGGQITVDTRTNSLIVSDYGENVKKIFEIVKKIDTPAPKGKEEFRIYRLENADSEEIAKILTQILSQKTRVVTRVQTAEVPIQPSVVSAKSTNSLIVHAEPEDFDEIEKIIKSLDVLTNQVLIEALIAEVTYDKAQDIGVEWVAPEAFEVDKYGIAVEGNVGTLQNIETGGLSIGIYKGSYGYPLNIGALIRLYGKDSHFNILSAPQIMTTDNQEATINISENIPYLKETRFVESTSGSTGDTIKSYDYKDVGITLKITPQISQNKYVKLKISQEVTKLIEGGTPEAPATAKRSADTTLIVANNKTVVLGGLIRNDTENSVIKTPFLGDIPLLGKLFRKESEKSTKTNLLIFITPRIISSFEEAEAIKQEKEKIFPKGPDNKNGKN; encoded by the coding sequence ATGAAAAAAATCTTCCTTTTGTTTATTTTTATTTTAAGTTCATTTTTTGTTTGTGCTGATAATTTTGTCTTAAATTTTAATAATGTAGATATTCAGGCATTTATTAAATTTGTAGGTGAATTTGTCCAAGAAAATTACGTTATAGACCCAACTGTAAAAGGAAATGTAACAATTTATTCCAACAAACCAGTTCCAGTTGACCAGATAGACCAGATTTTTAAAACTGTCCTTTCTCTTTATGGTTTTACAGTTATAAAAAAAGGAGATATCTCATTTATTATCCCTGTTTCTGAAGGTAAAGCAAGAACTGGAATAATAAATATAGGAGAAGTACCAGATGATAAAATGGGTGATTATATAATTCAGATAATCCCATTAGAGTATTATCCTGCACAAACAATTTCACAAATTTTAAATCCTTATATTTCAAAAGGAGGACAAATTACAGTTGATACCAGAACAAATAGTTTGATAGTTTCTGATTATGGAGAAAATGTAAAAAAAATATTTGAAATCGTTAAAAAAATTGATACTCCTGCTCCAAAAGGCAAAGAGGAATTTAGAATATATCGACTTGAAAATGCTGATAGTGAAGAAATAGCAAAAATTTTAACACAAATATTATCACAAAAAACAAGAGTTGTAACAAGGGTACAAACAGCAGAAGTTCCTATTCAGCCATCAGTTGTATCCGCAAAATCAACAAATTCTTTAATTGTTCATGCAGAACCAGAAGATTTTGATGAAATTGAAAAAATAATAAAGTCCCTTGATGTTTTGACAAATCAGGTTTTAATTGAAGCACTAATTGCAGAAGTTACTTATGATAAAGCACAGGATATCGGAGTAGAATGGGTAGCACCAGAAGCATTTGAAGTTGATAAATATGGAATAGCAGTAGAAGGAAATGTTGGAACACTTCAAAATATTGAAACAGGAGGACTTTCAATAGGTATTTACAAAGGAAGTTATGGGTATCCATTAAATATTGGAGCACTTATACGCCTTTACGGAAAAGATAGTCATTTTAATATACTTTCAGCTCCACAAATTATGACAACAGATAATCAAGAAGCAACAATAAATATAAGTGAGAATATTCCTTATCTTAAAGAAACAAGATTCGTTGAATCAACAAGTGGAAGTACAGGAGATACTATAAAAAGTTATGATTATAAAGATGTTGGAATTACATTAAAAATAACTCCACAAATAAGTCAAAATAAATATGTCAAGTTAAAAATTTCTCAGGAAGTAACAAAACTTATTGAAGGAGGAACACCAGAAGCACCAGCAACAGCAAAAAGGTCAGCTGATACAACTTTGATTGTTGCTAATAATAAAACAGTTGTGCTTGGTGGACTAATAAGAAATGATACAGAAAATTCTGTTATTAAAACACCATTTTTGGGAGATATTCCATTATTAGGAAAGTTATTTAGAAAAGAATCTGAAAAAAGTACTAAAACAAATCTTTTAATTTTTATAACACCTCGTATAATTAGTTCTTTTGAAGAAGCAGAAGCAATAAAACAGGAAAAAGAAAAAATTTTCCCAAAAGGACCTGATAATAAAAATGGAAAAAATTGA
- a CDS encoding HEAT repeat domain-containing protein — MKNKISLLLILSFLGFMILPSFSQTSSSKSSSSRTTRKDFRGDTDDKNEERQGYIRDFVVAVIGTKLRHPDPQIRMQALQSILTGILSGEGEGGGDENEGLKSYFSIGTENSSGDTGDYVGAGAAAFIPDIYSLLKDPDPEIRDVAGVGLDALFGSDVTLLRFMDDPDPVVRKYATKIYIKKALVASQDDDNNNDNENKTGDLAELLALRTLLVRLKYETDEGVRKTIEDSIEYYLTSETGRDRGDERGYVRGVDSSIIKYLGDSNPEIRKNAAKIIGELEYNPSILNILMEALRKENNSEVKEEIQASIEKLTANLSQVQKKELR, encoded by the coding sequence ATGAAAAATAAAATTAGTTTACTCCTGATATTATCTTTTTTAGGATTTATGATTTTACCATCTTTTTCACAAACATCAAGTTCAAAAAGTTCTTCATCAAGAACAACAAGAAAGGATTTTCGTGGAGATACAGATGATAAAAATGAAGAAAGACAGGGATACATAAGAGATTTCGTTGTGGCAGTTATAGGAACTAAGTTAAGACATCCTGACCCGCAAATAAGAATGCAAGCATTACAATCAATCCTTACAGGTATTCTCTCAGGAGAAGGAGAAGGCGGAGGAGATGAAAATGAGGGATTAAAAAGCTATTTTAGTATTGGTACTGAAAATAGTAGTGGAGATACGGGAGATTATGTAGGAGCAGGTGCTGCTGCTTTTATTCCAGATATTTATTCTTTATTAAAAGACCCTGACCCTGAAATTAGAGATGTTGCAGGTGTTGGATTGGATGCATTATTTGGTTCAGATGTAACTTTATTAAGATTTATGGATGACCCTGACCCTGTTGTAAGAAAATATGCAACAAAAATCTATATCAAAAAAGCATTGGTAGCAAGTCAGGATGATGATAATAACAATGATAATGAAAATAAAACAGGCGACCTTGCAGAACTTTTAGCATTAAGAACTTTGCTTGTTCGTCTAAAATATGAAACAGATGAGGGAGTGAGAAAAACAATAGAAGATAGTATTGAATATTACTTAACATCAGAAACAGGTAGAGATAGAGGCGATGAAAGAGGATATGTAAGGGGAGTTGATTCTTCAATTATAAAGTATCTTGGTGACTCTAATCCTGAAATAAGAAAAAATGCAGCAAAAATAATTGGTGAGTTGGAATACAATCCCAGTATTCTAAATATCCTCATGGAAGCATTAAGGAAAGAAAATAACTCAGAGGTAAAAGAAGAAATACAAGCATCAATAGAAAAATTGACAGCTAATCTAAGTCAAGTACAGAAAAAAGAACTAAGATAG
- a CDS encoding prepilin-type N-terminal cleavage/methylation domain-containing protein, whose product MKNINKNGFTLLECIIAIGIFGIIAVVCFEMYFMEIKKVKILSEKQVLLQLAQSKAEQLLIENEEIKEENGEFESPFSDYTWEIKLSDISYSDTENDFEITPYILIVKYQNNFISYFIPFAKEKKENEK is encoded by the coding sequence TTGAAGAATATCAATAAAAATGGTTTTACTCTACTTGAATGTATAATTGCAATAGGAATTTTTGGAATTATTGCAGTTGTTTGTTTTGAAATGTATTTTATGGAAATAAAAAAAGTAAAAATATTAAGTGAAAAACAAGTTTTATTACAACTTGCTCAATCAAAAGCAGAACAATTACTAATAGAAAATGAAGAAATAAAAGAAGAGAACGGAGAATTTGAATCACCTTTTTCAGATTATACATGGGAAATTAAATTATCCGATATAAGTTATTCAGATACAGAAAATGATTTTGAAATCACTCCATATATTTTGATAGTTAAATACCAAAATAATTTTATTTCCTATTTCATACCATTTGCAAAAGAAAAGAAAGAAAATGAAAAATAA
- a CDS encoding Amuc_1100 family pilus-like protein — translation MKKILGLLKKYSLIFSLITVVGIIGVGYYFYNKSQKEIEKIENEIREKYTKAKEYEKAGENAPSPELIGKLTKEKEKYEGNFKYMVNNFSTEQPKVPTFDIYPSIEFKEYILFSENKLYKKAKRMEVNLPSSLGFPKKGLVSPDQIPIFTLQFEVVNNLINLVINSGITSITSITPGTSRKVSFYEMMPIKLVLTGTSNEIIRCLKYFDNPSSYFLVENFLVTKLNENLFKVEINLNAVMLLVGEQKLAGKNEKENPSG, via the coding sequence ATGAAAAAAATATTAGGATTACTAAAAAAGTATTCGTTGATTTTTTCACTAATCACTGTTGTTGGAATAATTGGAGTAGGATATTATTTTTATAACAAATCACAGAAAGAAATTGAAAAAATTGAAAATGAAATAAGGGAAAAATATACAAAAGCAAAAGAATATGAAAAAGCAGGAGAAAATGCTCCTTCACCTGAACTAATTGGAAAATTAACAAAAGAAAAAGAGAAATATGAAGGAAATTTCAAATATATGGTAAACAATTTTTCTACAGAACAACCAAAAGTCCCAACTTTTGATATTTATCCCTCAATAGAATTTAAAGAATATATTTTATTTTCTGAAAACAAATTATACAAAAAAGCAAAAAGAATGGAAGTAAATCTTCCTTCTTCTTTAGGCTTTCCAAAAAAAGGGCTTGTTTCTCCTGACCAGATACCAATATTTACTCTTCAATTTGAAGTTGTTAATAACCTTATAAATTTAGTCATAAATTCAGGTATCACATCTATAACAAGTATTACTCCCGGAACATCAAGAAAAGTATCATTTTATGAAATGATGCCAATAAAACTTGTTCTAACAGGGACAAGCAATGAAATTATCAGATGTCTAAAATATTTTGATAATCCATCTTCTTATTTTCTTGTTGAAAATTTTTTAGTCACAAAACTTAATGAAAATTTATTCAAAGTAGAGATAAATTTAAATGCTGTTATGCTTTTAGTTGGGGAACAAAAATTAGCGGGGAAAAATGAAAAAGAAAATCCATCAGGATAA
- a CDS encoding type II secretion system F family protein has protein sequence MENFQYIALDKKGKTISGKIEGNDVDDIKRNLKEKGLYVIKVEKLKEKFPFLKKISEEELIISIRELATFINSGLQIDEALTGLISQMKEGNLKNIYKEIQKNIREGQSLSMSLKKYPFIFSDTIISMVKAGEETGTLDIVLTKISEFLEKNHRFKTKIMSIMSYPILMLSVASVVVIFILSFVIPTITKVFSQISMELPIMTSILINISSFLKKWWYFVFAGIALTLWGINVFLKTSRGIKFSDNLKLKTPFFKDIYIKKEIVNFSRTIATLIKGGVDIVDGLVISRNVLTSPSIKNELNNIIELVTKGGTLSNAFSNSSYFPYLVTQLVNAGEKSGNLSEMFDKIADIYEEEINQKSTKFVNLLEPGMIVFMGIIVGFIVLAVLLPIFQISQSIK, from the coding sequence ATGGAAAACTTTCAATACATTGCACTTGATAAAAAAGGTAAGACAATTAGTGGTAAAATTGAGGGTAATGATGTTGACGATATAAAGAGAAACTTAAAAGAAAAAGGGCTTTATGTTATAAAAGTAGAGAAATTAAAGGAAAAATTTCCTTTTTTAAAAAAGATAAGTGAAGAAGAACTAATAATATCAATAAGAGAACTTGCAACTTTTATAAATTCAGGACTTCAGATAGATGAGGCATTAACAGGTCTTATTTCTCAAATGAAAGAAGGTAATTTAAAAAATATCTATAAGGAAATTCAAAAAAATATAAGAGAGGGACAGAGTTTATCAATGTCTTTGAAAAAATATCCCTTTATTTTTTCTGATACAATTATTTCTATGGTAAAAGCAGGAGAAGAAACTGGAACACTTGATATTGTTTTAACTAAAATATCTGAATTTCTTGAAAAAAACCATAGATTTAAAACAAAAATAATGAGTATAATGTCTTATCCAATTTTAATGCTTTCTGTTGCATCTGTTGTTGTAATTTTTATCCTTTCTTTTGTAATACCAACAATCACAAAAGTATTTTCTCAAATTTCTATGGAATTACCAATAATGACATCTATTCTTATAAATATAAGTTCATTTCTTAAAAAATGGTGGTATTTTGTTTTTGCTGGAATTGCTTTAACTCTTTGGGGAATAAATGTTTTTTTAAAAACCAGTCGTGGAATTAAATTTTCTGATAATTTAAAACTTAAAACCCCTTTTTTTAAAGATATTTATATAAAAAAAGAGATTGTAAATTTTTCAAGAACAATAGCAACTTTAATTAAAGGAGGAGTTGACATAGTAGACGGACTGGTAATAAGTAGAAATGTTCTTACAAGTCCTTCAATAAAAAATGAACTTAATAACATAATTGAACTTGTTACAAAAGGTGGAACTTTATCAAATGCTTTTAGTAATTCTTCTTATTTCCCTTATCTTGTAACTCAACTTGTAAATGCAGGGGAGAAAAGTGGAAATTTATCAGAAATGTTTGATAAAATTGCTGATATATATGAAGAAGAAATAAATCAAAAATCAACTAAATTTGTAAATTTACTTGAACCAGGTATGATTGTTTTTATGGGAATTATTGTTGGTTTTATTGTGCTTGCAGTTTTACTCCCAATTTTTCAGATAAGTCAATCAATAAAATAG
- a CDS encoding secretin N-terminal domain-containing protein, with protein MKKIIKIGICIIFIITSFSYAEVDKKQLEEKYRKGISFYYDKDYAQALVIFKEIQGEDPTYRASQIKRYITRAQTELGKLGVKEKFVAGESEIKEVKIKKEGELEALSAAAQKTLLDTYQFFSEEKKKYNVSDFDMTGPESTLKLAKEAYDNKEYTEAIRLANKSRLELENIVQKKVEEKKVVSLGEIGETPVTLNLTNADLEQTLKLIYDLTGANIILSKGISGRVTINVKDLPLKKVLNLICEANQLKYLEEDGIIKIMTQEEFNKSAEVIKQQNRRVFKILYGDASSIAKSIRDTYKIDRVIADPRTNSILLDIDDPIQLARIQETISMLDAPISQVLIEAKIIEIRTSTDNMLSIDWLVSSRLVDELNATLTGPKFGDNPAFTPGASSTLPGGFSFGLTNADVNTLISTLATHGDVKLIQAPKITCLNGTNAIISVIQNYPYIIPEYSETYNEQGTRTGTRQTVTVYEETVGTEFEVTPIIQTDRSVFLNLNIYDSRLVEIRKLTAIAAGQRYETEQPIVSSRETNQSVTLYDGQTLVIGGLIQSAEEKNESGIPFLRRIPVLGYLFKKPKYTNTKSELLIFLTPHVITTFKEVEAVTGPDIKKGEKEIEPGLLKHF; from the coding sequence ATGAAAAAAATAATTAAAATCGGAATTTGCATAATTTTTATAATTACTTCGTTTTCATATGCAGAAGTTGATAAAAAACAATTAGAGGAAAAATACAGGAAGGGAATTTCATTTTATTATGACAAAGATTATGCACAGGCACTTGTAATTTTTAAAGAAATTCAGGGAGAAGACCCTACTTATAGAGCATCTCAAATTAAAAGGTATATAACAAGGGCACAAACTGAACTTGGAAAATTGGGAGTAAAGGAAAAGTTTGTTGCTGGGGAATCAGAAATAAAAGAAGTTAAAATAAAAAAAGAAGGAGAACTTGAAGCTCTATCAGCGGCGGCACAAAAAACACTTCTTGACACATACCAGTTTTTTTCAGAAGAAAAGAAAAAGTATAATGTATCTGACTTTGATATGACAGGTCCTGAAAGTACATTGAAATTGGCAAAAGAAGCATATGATAATAAAGAATATACAGAAGCAATACGACTTGCCAACAAAAGCAGATTAGAATTAGAAAATATAGTACAGAAAAAAGTTGAAGAAAAAAAAGTTGTTTCATTGGGAGAAATAGGAGAAACGCCTGTAACATTAAATTTAACAAATGCAGACCTTGAACAGACACTAAAACTTATTTATGACCTGACTGGGGCAAATATAATTTTAAGCAAAGGTATAAGTGGAAGAGTTACAATAAATGTTAAAGACCTGCCGTTGAAAAAAGTCCTGAACTTAATCTGTGAGGCAAATCAATTAAAATATTTAGAAGAAGATGGAATTATTAAAATTATGACTCAAGAAGAATTTAATAAAAGTGCTGAAGTTATAAAACAGCAGAATAGAAGAGTTTTTAAAATACTTTATGGAGATGCAAGTTCTATTGCAAAATCAATCAGAGATACATATAAAATAGATAGAGTTATTGCAGACCCAAGAACAAATTCAATACTCTTAGATATAGATGACCCGATACAATTGGCAAGAATTCAGGAAACAATTTCAATGCTTGATGCTCCTATTTCGCAGGTCCTAATTGAGGCAAAAATTATTGAAATAAGGACTTCTACTGATAATATGTTGTCTATTGACTGGCTTGTATCTTCTCGTTTAGTGGATGAACTTAATGCCACTTTAACAGGACCAAAATTTGGAGATAATCCTGCTTTTACTCCTGGGGCTTCAAGTACACTACCAGGTGGATTTTCTTTTGGATTAACAAATGCAGATGTTAATACTTTAATTAGTACTCTTGCAACCCATGGAGATGTAAAACTTATTCAGGCACCAAAAATTACATGTCTAAATGGAACAAATGCTATAATAAGTGTTATACAGAATTATCCATACATTATACCTGAATATTCTGAAACATATAATGAGCAGGGTACTAGAACTGGAACAAGACAAACGGTTACTGTTTATGAAGAAACTGTTGGGACAGAGTTTGAAGTTACTCCAATAATTCAAACAGACAGAAGTGTATTTTTAAATTTAAATATTTATGATTCACGACTTGTTGAAATTAGAAAATTAACTGCAATTGCTGCTGGACAAAGGTATGAAACAGAACAACCAATTGTTTCTTCAAGAGAAACAAATCAAAGTGTAACACTTTATGATGGACAAACACTTGTAATAGGTGGATTAATTCAAAGTGCAGAAGAGAAAAACGAATCAGGAATTCCTTTTTTAAGAAGAATCCCTGTATTAGGATATTTATTTAAAAAGCCCAAATATACCAATACTAAGAGTGAACTTCTTATATTCCTGACTCCTCATGTAATAACAACATTTAAAGAAGTAGAAGCAGTAACAGGACCAGATATTAAAAAAGGTGAAAAAGAAATTGAACCTGGACTATTAAAACATTTTTAA